One part of the Tunicatimonas pelagia genome encodes these proteins:
- a CDS encoding peroxiredoxin-like family protein codes for MTNLPTELEALSEEIDQQTAPQLRQVLREFVNSLQRQHASQRSLKVGDVASDFALKDQNQRVIHLYDQLKKGPIVLVFFRGGWCPFCNLTLQAWRHALPEIEFQGAQLLAVTPEAGEHVRRTVQKNKLDFSILQDKGSEVARLFKVSIALSDYLAAFYRSLGLNLLIRHQDTIARLPMPATYVIDTNCTIRYAFVAEDYTQRADISEVIEVLKQQDDKTKSIYTPAYAVA; via the coding sequence ATGACCAATTTACCAACAGAACTAGAGGCCTTGTCCGAAGAAATAGATCAACAAACCGCGCCCCAACTACGGCAGGTACTGCGGGAATTTGTAAACAGCCTTCAGCGACAGCACGCCTCCCAACGTAGTTTAAAGGTAGGGGATGTAGCCAGCGATTTTGCCCTTAAAGACCAAAATCAACGGGTTATTCATCTGTATGATCAACTAAAGAAAGGACCAATAGTGCTGGTATTCTTTCGGGGCGGCTGGTGTCCGTTTTGTAACCTTACTCTACAAGCTTGGCGTCATGCGTTACCCGAAATAGAGTTTCAGGGTGCCCAACTACTGGCCGTTACTCCAGAAGCCGGAGAGCATGTTCGGCGCACCGTGCAAAAAAATAAGTTAGACTTCTCGATTCTACAGGATAAAGGCAGTGAAGTAGCTCGCCTATTCAAAGTATCTATTGCGCTCTCAGATTATTTAGCTGCATTTTACCGCAGCCTGGGATTAAACTTACTAATCCGCCACCAGGATACGATAGCCCGATTACCGATGCCCGCTACTTACGTGATTGATACCAATTGCACGATTCGTTACGCTTTTGTGGCCGAAGATTATACTCAACGAGCCGATATATCTGAGGTAATTGAAGTGCTAAAGCAGCAAGATGATAAAACGAAGTCAATATACACTCCCGCCTACGCAGTGGCCTAA
- a CDS encoding YceI family protein — MKKISLNALVLTVLAVVASAFTLPEKEAVTYTVDVQQSEVTWKGEKVTGNHVGTIQLQQGSLALEDGKLIGGNFTIDMSTLSNTDLEGEQKGKLEGHLKSDDFFGVATHPTATLTITKVKPQANNTYQVTGKLTIKDKTNQIQFPATVTTEGSQVTANASIAVDRSEYDVRYGSDSFFDNLGDKVIYDDFHLEVSLVANAPMMEKAMK, encoded by the coding sequence ATGAAAAAAATATCTCTAAATGCGCTCGTACTAACTGTTTTGGCAGTAGTAGCTTCAGCATTTACCCTACCTGAAAAAGAGGCAGTAACGTATACTGTTGATGTTCAGCAAAGCGAGGTTACCTGGAAAGGGGAGAAAGTAACCGGAAACCACGTAGGCACTATCCAGCTTCAGCAAGGCAGTTTAGCCCTGGAAGACGGAAAGCTGATAGGCGGAAACTTTACGATTGATATGAGTACTCTCAGCAACACTGACTTGGAAGGTGAGCAGAAAGGAAAACTAGAGGGACATCTTAAATCGGATGACTTTTTCGGGGTAGCTACTCACCCTACCGCAACGCTTACTATTACCAAGGTTAAGCCTCAAGCCAACAATACTTACCAAGTTACGGGTAAACTGACGATCAAGGATAAAACCAACCAGATTCAGTTTCCAGCTACGGTTACCACCGAAGGAAGTCAAGTAACCGCCAACGCTTCTATTGCGGTAGACCGCTCCGAGTACGATGTGCGCTACGGTTCCGATAGCTTCTTTGATAACTTGGGCGACAAAGTAATTTACGACGATTTCCACCTAGAAGTATCGCTAGTAGCTAACGCCCCCATGATGGAAAAAGCCATGAAATAA
- a CDS encoding type II toxin-antitoxin system Phd/YefM family antitoxin — protein sequence MASIDTYQLSPDKMREALQQVLSGEEVLVYENGKLLFKITEVEKVAERTSGKKRQFGFRKGALKYMASDFNEPLDDFKDYMPE from the coding sequence ATGGCATCAATTGATACTTATCAACTTTCCCCGGATAAAATGCGCGAAGCTTTGCAGCAAGTATTATCAGGCGAAGAAGTATTGGTTTACGAGAACGGGAAACTCCTATTTAAAATTACGGAGGTAGAAAAGGTGGCCGAACGTACCTCGGGTAAGAAACGACAATTTGGTTTTCGGAAAGGAGCACTCAAGTACATGGCGTCTGACTTTAACGAACCACTAGATGACTTCAAAGACTATATGCCTGAATAG
- a CDS encoding type II toxin-antitoxin system VapC family toxin yields the protein MSHLLDTSTFIWFVQGDARLSRTAQAQIEEPENTIFVSIISLWEIVIRQRLNKLDFEADVPQMISDIQTMDARLLNLSPHHLQVLEGLDYNPDHKDPFDRLLVSQAIADNLSIITNGGKFPTYSIDLVW from the coding sequence ATGAGCCATTTACTAGACACCAGCACTTTTATATGGTTTGTGCAAGGTGATGCCCGACTTTCCCGTACAGCGCAAGCCCAAATTGAGGAACCGGAAAACACTATATTCGTCAGCATTATTAGCTTGTGGGAAATTGTGATTAGACAGCGTTTGAACAAGTTGGATTTTGAGGCGGATGTCCCACAAATGATTAGCGATATTCAAACAATGGATGCTCGTTTACTCAACTTATCACCACACCACTTGCAAGTGCTGGAAGGATTGGACTATAACCCTGACCATAAAGACCCTTTTGACCGCCTGCTAGTTAGTCAAGCCATAGCTGATAATTTATCTATTATCACCAATGGTGGGAAATTTCCTACCTATTCAATAGACTTGGTTTGGTGA